In Chitinophaga sp. H8, a single genomic region encodes these proteins:
- a CDS encoding RagB/SusD family nutrient uptake outer membrane protein: MRTKFFFIILILPLLITGCLKDVNPSDAITTGTLTNSKDGLQKALNGAYALFKDHVAFNGTVDGNNMYLRQYFQLSDFAGDDIVCAQTTTDPLYYSFSLDHTATQTNSRYFWYISYKIINDVNTVIESAEKMPNPDESIKQLIGECYFLRAFCHFNLVRLFARPYTQDPNANGIILRTSSSDPAQKARSSVKEVYASVISDALKGAELMNQARGVQFASKEASWALLSRAYLYKEVNDSTGYYADKVINSGRFTLETASSFPTLFANALAGKETIFCVAFSAADDYGKAGSIASMLYSDGNSGWGEEYASQSLRDTMSANKEDVRWSYIVPLKDGDGNMQKKNGIEIYYISKFSFQGGSPTLSSPIMFRLAEMYLNKAEALAKAGNTADALDNVDMIRKNRGLQNALYNKKLPVGKTALDIVLKERRIELAFEGHRNFDVYRNKRDLNRTYWGYHLPGLKESDIDLSVNPGNYPNMIVKWNAPRIIYYIPIDEVQTNTLCTQNP, translated from the coding sequence ATGAGAACGAAATTCTTTTTTATCATACTTATTTTACCACTGCTGATAACCGGTTGTCTGAAGGATGTAAATCCCAGTGATGCGATTACTACCGGTACCCTCACTAATTCAAAGGATGGATTGCAAAAGGCATTGAATGGTGCTTATGCATTATTCAAGGATCATGTGGCCTTTAATGGCACAGTGGATGGCAACAACATGTACCTGCGCCAGTATTTTCAGCTGAGCGATTTTGCCGGAGATGATATTGTTTGTGCACAAACCACTACGGATCCGCTGTATTACAGCTTTTCGCTGGATCATACTGCTACACAAACGAACAGTCGCTATTTCTGGTACATTTCCTATAAGATCATTAATGACGTAAACACGGTGATAGAATCGGCAGAAAAGATGCCTAATCCCGATGAGAGCATTAAACAACTGATCGGAGAGTGTTATTTCTTACGGGCTTTCTGTCACTTCAACCTGGTGAGGTTATTTGCCAGACCATACACACAGGATCCTAATGCCAACGGTATTATCCTGCGTACTTCCAGCAGCGACCCTGCTCAGAAAGCAAGGTCCAGCGTAAAAGAAGTGTATGCTTCCGTGATATCAGATGCGTTGAAAGGTGCCGAATTGATGAATCAGGCGCGTGGGGTGCAGTTTGCATCTAAAGAGGCTTCCTGGGCCTTGTTGTCAAGAGCCTATCTGTATAAAGAAGTGAATGACAGTACTGGTTATTATGCTGATAAGGTGATCAACTCAGGCCGGTTTACCTTGGAAACAGCCAGTTCTTTTCCAACCCTGTTTGCAAATGCATTGGCAGGGAAAGAAACCATCTTTTGTGTAGCTTTTTCTGCAGCGGATGATTATGGAAAGGCAGGTTCTATTGCTTCCATGCTTTACTCTGATGGTAACTCCGGCTGGGGAGAAGAATATGCTTCCCAATCCCTTCGGGATACCATGTCGGCTAATAAGGAAGATGTACGTTGGTCTTATATAGTACCACTGAAGGATGGAGATGGTAATATGCAAAAGAAGAATGGGATTGAAATATATTATATCAGTAAGTTTTCCTTCCAGGGAGGAAGCCCTACGTTAAGCTCACCGATTATGTTCCGTCTGGCAGAAATGTACCTGAACAAAGCAGAGGCTTTGGCTAAAGCTGGTAACACGGCTGATGCACTGGATAACGTAGATATGATCCGCAAAAACCGGGGATTGCAAAATGCCTTGTACAACAAAAAATTGCCTGTAGGAAAAACAGCGCTGGATATTGTACTGAAAGAAAGACGTATTGAACTGGCTTTTGAAGGCCATCGTAATTTTGATGTATACCGCAATAAACGTGATCTGAATCGTACCTACTGGGGATACCACCTGCCAGGACTGAAAGAATCAGATATTGATCTGTCTGTCAACCCAGGCAATTATCCCAACATGATCGTTAAGTGGAACGCGCCCAGAATCATCTATTATATACCAATAGATGAAGTGCAGACCAATACGCTGTGTACACAGAATCCTTAA
- a CDS encoding SusC/RagA family TonB-linked outer membrane protein, whose product MHFNCNVIARSWRGLPTQTLLVMKLTTFLLLITCLHVSAAGYSQRVTLSVKNMPLQKIFAEVITQTGVSIVYSEKVLSSTTPVSIDVKDLSVQQVLDLCLKNQQVAYKLEGSSFVIQKLPAKTVESSSAPAVADTLITLSGKVTTADNTPLPGATVMVKGTQKGTQTNGQGEFILRDLPSSGTLVISNIGFVTQEISISPARKTINVTLQEDTKSFNEVVVVGYSGKKKSELTSSVTTVSAEKLKDVTTNDIGSMLQGKVAGLQVINSSGVPGSSAEVRLRGVSSVNASQNPLYVVDGIIGGNYDPNDVENVTVLKDAGATAMYGSQANAGVIIITTKKGRLGKTKFEAKVTTGFRKPDFGKIQMMNGSQLYERHKELYRDYIPGTTNNSYKIDLLKFYAERPRTLRDQNYNWLTNMFQTAPVQNIYLAASGSTEKNEYYTSISYYNEKGTFLNTNYQRINLRGNATHHFSKKVSVTNNINISAATGKSYNYDDVFYAYLNIPWDNPYDANGQPVYVDGNSTAKWWSRDKTNPIHTINNSNHPYKSFNVNYDLNLNVQITDWLSFSSTNRTAANYSKSTDYYSPVVAGQYNGAGFLNELGTLSYGIISNDLLKFNFQKGDHTISGLAGIAIENSKTEIVGASGKGLPIGLSVLNVVSNTQLVNGYNDAAIIQSFISQVSYGFREKYFLTGSYRVDGSTAFPASKRYGSFPAVSAAWLMSNEPFLQNNGIVDMLKIRGSYGVTGTQDIGSSRYLGLYSLSSQYNTSPAATPLQLPSPDLTWESKHQLNAGIDVSLLKRINLTVDVYNNVTKNLLLQVSQPLSVGFEQRWENAGQIINNGVEIGLNTINIKTKNFEWNTDFNINFNSNKLQHLPSDITRTQPTWSISQIYRNGGNLYEFYMPKWLGVNKETGAPQWEVVKKDADGKVLSREATSDYASATYQEVGSALPKFQGGFTSQWKYKNLALSVNAYFLSGNKVFSNALRFVMNDGIEPYYNQIVLPKGYSTWAKPGDDATEPSPQNAANGTETSTRYLKDGSYLSIRNISLSYELPKHWISSIKLDGVTVSLTADNVYTFTKFLGQDPGTTIATGSYIMPGVSDFKYPNNRQYLLNVNIRF is encoded by the coding sequence ATGCATTTCAACTGTAATGTAATAGCCCGCTCCTGGCGCGGGCTGCCAACCCAAACGCTCCTGGTTATGAAGCTGACCACATTTCTCCTGTTAATTACCTGCCTGCACGTGAGTGCTGCCGGTTATTCCCAGCGGGTAACATTATCTGTCAAGAATATGCCCCTGCAAAAGATCTTTGCCGAGGTAATTACCCAAACAGGGGTATCAATTGTATACTCGGAAAAAGTGCTTTCGAGTACCACCCCCGTTTCTATTGATGTGAAGGATTTATCGGTACAGCAGGTGCTGGACCTGTGTCTTAAAAACCAACAGGTGGCTTACAAATTGGAAGGAAGCAGCTTTGTGATCCAAAAACTACCTGCAAAAACAGTGGAATCGTCATCTGCCCCGGCGGTAGCAGATACGCTTATCACCCTCTCCGGAAAGGTAACCACTGCGGATAATACACCACTTCCAGGGGCTACGGTAATGGTAAAAGGTACCCAGAAGGGGACCCAAACCAATGGACAAGGAGAGTTCATACTCAGGGACCTGCCGTCTTCCGGTACCCTGGTGATCAGTAACATCGGTTTTGTTACCCAGGAAATCAGCATTTCTCCTGCCCGTAAAACCATCAATGTTACACTCCAGGAAGATACCAAAAGCTTTAATGAAGTAGTGGTAGTAGGGTACAGCGGTAAAAAGAAAAGCGAACTTACCAGTTCGGTTACTACCGTGTCGGCCGAAAAACTGAAAGATGTTACCACCAATGATATCGGTTCCATGTTACAGGGAAAGGTGGCAGGCTTGCAGGTGATCAACAGCTCCGGGGTGCCGGGTAGCAGCGCTGAAGTAAGACTAAGGGGTGTATCTTCTGTGAATGCCTCTCAGAACCCTTTATATGTAGTAGATGGGATTATCGGTGGTAATTATGATCCGAATGATGTGGAAAACGTAACGGTATTGAAAGATGCCGGTGCTACTGCTATGTATGGTTCCCAGGCAAATGCCGGTGTAATTATCATCACCACTAAAAAAGGACGTCTTGGCAAAACAAAGTTTGAAGCTAAGGTAACTACCGGATTCCGTAAGCCGGACTTTGGTAAAATACAGATGATGAACGGCAGCCAGCTGTATGAAAGACATAAAGAACTGTATCGTGATTATATTCCCGGTACTACCAACAATTCCTATAAAATAGATCTCCTCAAATTCTACGCAGAACGTCCGAGAACATTGCGCGACCAGAACTACAACTGGCTCACCAACATGTTCCAGACAGCACCTGTGCAAAATATTTATCTGGCAGCCAGCGGAAGCACAGAGAAAAATGAATACTATACCAGTATTTCCTACTACAATGAAAAAGGAACCTTTCTAAATACAAATTATCAGCGTATCAACCTCCGTGGTAATGCAACCCACCATTTTTCTAAAAAGGTGAGTGTAACAAATAATATCAATATCAGTGCTGCTACGGGAAAGAGCTATAATTATGATGATGTGTTCTATGCCTATCTGAATATTCCCTGGGATAATCCTTATGATGCCAATGGGCAACCGGTATATGTAGATGGTAACAGTACCGCAAAATGGTGGTCAAGGGATAAAACAAATCCTATTCATACCATTAATAATTCCAACCATCCATATAAAAGCTTCAATGTAAACTATGATCTGAACCTGAATGTACAGATCACAGACTGGCTGTCTTTTTCCAGTACCAACAGAACGGCTGCTAACTACAGTAAGAGCACAGATTATTATTCTCCAGTGGTGGCAGGACAATATAATGGTGCTGGTTTCCTGAATGAACTGGGAACGCTGAGCTACGGAATTATCTCCAATGACCTGTTAAAATTCAATTTCCAGAAGGGCGACCATACGATCAGTGGTCTGGCTGGTATTGCTATTGAAAACAGTAAAACTGAGATTGTGGGTGCTTCCGGTAAAGGACTGCCCATCGGATTGTCTGTATTGAATGTAGTGTCTAATACGCAGCTGGTAAATGGTTATAATGATGCCGCAATTATTCAGTCCTTTATCTCACAGGTAAGTTATGGCTTCCGGGAAAAGTACTTCCTGACAGGGTCTTACCGTGTGGATGGTTCTACTGCATTTCCTGCCAGTAAACGCTATGGTTCCTTCCCGGCGGTTTCTGCTGCCTGGTTGATGAGCAATGAACCTTTCCTGCAGAATAATGGCATTGTGGATATGCTTAAAATAAGAGGTAGTTATGGGGTTACCGGTACACAGGATATCGGATCCTCCCGTTATCTGGGGCTTTATTCCCTGAGCAGCCAGTACAATACTTCTCCTGCCGCTACTCCTTTGCAGTTACCAAGCCCGGATCTTACCTGGGAAAGTAAACACCAGCTGAACGCAGGTATTGATGTGAGTTTGTTAAAGCGGATCAACCTGACGGTGGATGTGTATAACAACGTCACTAAAAATCTGTTGTTACAGGTGTCACAGCCATTGTCTGTAGGTTTTGAACAACGTTGGGAAAATGCCGGCCAGATCATCAATAATGGAGTGGAGATTGGTTTGAATACCATCAATATAAAGACGAAAAACTTTGAATGGAATACAGATTTTAATATCAATTTCAACTCAAATAAATTACAGCACCTGCCCAGCGATATTACCCGTACCCAGCCTACCTGGAGTATTTCCCAGATCTACAGGAATGGAGGTAATCTCTATGAGTTCTATATGCCTAAATGGCTGGGTGTAAACAAAGAAACCGGTGCTCCGCAATGGGAAGTGGTGAAAAAGGATGCAGATGGAAAAGTACTTTCCAGAGAAGCTACGTCCGATTATGCAAGCGCTACCTATCAGGAAGTAGGATCTGCACTGCCTAAATTCCAGGGTGGATTTACTTCTCAGTGGAAGTACAAAAATCTGGCCTTAAGTGTAAATGCTTACTTCCTTTCCGGTAATAAGGTATTTAGTAATGCACTCCGGTTTGTGATGAATGATGGTATTGAACCTTATTACAACCAGATTGTACTGCCCAAGGGGTATAGCACCTGGGCTAAGCCTGGTGATGATGCTACAGAGCCAAGTCCGCAAAATGCAGCTAACGGTACAGAAACTTCTACCCGTTATTTAAAAGATGGCAGCTACCTGTCTATCCGTAATATTTCCCTTTCTTACGAACTGCCGAAACATTGGATCAGCAGTATCAAACTGGATGGGGTAACTGTTTCTTTAACGGCGGATAACGTTTACACATTTACAAAATTCCTGGGCCAGGATCCGGGTACTACCATTGCTACCGGCAGTTATATCATGCCGGGTGTGTCTGACTTTAAGTACCCCAATAATCGCCAGTATCTGTTAAACGTTAACATCCGGTTCTAG